Within the Nicotiana tabacum cultivar K326 chromosome 11, ASM71507v2, whole genome shotgun sequence genome, the region CTATTTATGGCTTGTTGCTGCACTTCTTAAAAAATGACATTAACTTTCTTATTCCCAAATAGTTGCCCACTACTTGTAACTTGTAATTCTTCTAATTGTGAACTTGTGATTTTTGTGATTGTGATTGATTTGTACTTTTATAATTGTTTTGGATTCAGTTTGAGTAGAAttgtgaaaattttattttgtaggaAAGGTAATCTTGACATTGAAATGGATAAATTTCTCATCAAGCTaaatgttggccaaccaagttCTAGTTTTAGTCGGCCATCTGCGAGTTCACAAATAAATCCAGAAATTCAAAAGGAAACACATCCTTCCCCACATTTAGAGCTTAATTTGGAATCTCTTGAAGTGGATCCCAAAGAAAGATTACCTATTTCGAGTTATGGTCCTAATATTCGAGATGAAGTGAGGAGATATTATATTCAAATGGGGCCTCGTAAACCGATAGGCCATGTCTTTCCTAAAACTAAGTTTGGGAACAAAATGCGTCAATTTTGTCCCACTTGGTTCAAAGGACCATATTCTCAATAGTTGGAGTATAGCATTAAAGTGGATGCTGCATTTTGTTTATGTTGCTATTTATTCAAGAATGAACTTGAAAGTCGTGGTAATGGGGGAGATGCATTTACAAAAGACGGTTTTAGAGGTTGGAACAAAGCCGTGGAAAGACTTAAAGCACATGTTGGTGATGTGAACAATATCCATCATAAGTGTTTTAATAGGATGCAAGATTTGAAAAATCAACATCAATcgattctttcttcttttgacaaGCAAAGCGAAAAAGTAAAAAGTGATTATCGTATGCGCTTAAAAGCCTCAATAGATGTGGCAAGGTTTCTCTTAAGATCGGGATTTCCATTTCGTGGACATGATGAAAGTGAAGATTCTGAATATAAAGGCCCTTTTCTTGAACTTTTGGAATGGCATGGCGATATGCATTCAGATGTGAAAAAAGTAATATTACGCCATGCTCCACAAAATGATATGATGATTTGTCCGACAATTCAAAAAGAGATTGTGGAAGCTTGTGCTAAAGAAACAACTAAAGCTATTATCGAAGACTTGGGTGGTGATTTTTTTAGAATATTAGTTGATGAATCAAAAGACATCTCACATAAGGAGCAAATGGCTCTAATTTTGAGATATGTCAACAAAAGTGGAATGATTATAGAGCGATTCTTGGGTATTGTCCATGTGAGTGACACATCTTCCCAACCATTACAAAAAGAGATTTATTCTTTGCTTTTGAAACATTCATTAAGTCCATCCAAGATACGTGGACAGGGTTATGATGGTGCTAGTAATATGCAAGGGGAAAAAAATAGCCTCAAATCTTTGATTTTGAAAGATACTTCGTCTGCATATTCTATTCATTGTTTTGCTCATCAATTGCAACTAGCACTTGTAGCTCTTTCTAAAAAGCATTCGGATGtggataatttattttatgttgtcACTAATGTTTTGAATATTATTGGAGCTTCTTTTAAGTGCAGGGATTCACTTCAGCAACATCAATTggataaattggaagagttgattaAAGTTGGAGAAGTTCTTACAGGACAAGGTTTGAATCAAGAACGAGGCCTCCAACGACCGGGTGATACTCGTTGGGGGTCTCATTATAAGACCTTGGAAAATTTCAtagttttattttcttcaattgttaATGTGCTTAAAGATATGAAACATGAGTGTCTATATCATCTTGATAGATTTGCCGCACAAAATCTTTTGAGCATGATTCAAGAATTTGCTTTTGTATTTATGTTGAACTTGATGTTTAAGGTTTTGTTATTGACTAATATATTGAACAAAGTTCTACAAAAGAAAGATCAAGATATCGTTAGTGCTATGGGAATGCTTGACCTTGCAAAGAAAAGACTACAAAAGATGAGAGAAGAGGAATGAGACTCTTTGATGAAGGAGGTTTGCTCATTTTGTAGTAAACATGACATTGCAATTCCCAACATGGATGAATACTATGTTATTGGAAAGTCGAAACGTAAGAGATCCGAAGGTTCCTATTTACATCACTTTCGTGTGGAAGTATTTTATGCCGTTATTGATTTGGAGCTTCAAGAGCTTAATAGCCGTTTTGATGTAGTGACTAGCGACTTACTCCCTGGTATGGCTAGTTTGAGTCGGTTGATTCATTTGCAAATTTTGACAAGAACAAGATAATGAAACTGGCCAAGTATTATCCAAGTGAATTTGATGAAAACAAGCTTCGGGAACTTGGTTTTCAACTCGATAGCTTCATTGTCTATGCTCAAAAGTGTGATAGAAAGTTTCTTAACTTGAAAGGAATTAAAGATCTTGCTAGAGTTATGGTTGAGACAAAAGTTGATCAGACTTGGACACATGTATATTTACTTGTGAAGTTTACTTTGATTATACCTGTTGCTACCGCAAGTGTGGAAAGAGCATTCTCATCGATGAAGTACATCAAAAATGATCTACGCAATAGGATGGATGAAGATTTTTTAAACAATTGTTTAGTTTGCTATATAAAGCGTGGAATATTTGAGACTGTAAGTAATGATGCTATTATTAACCGTTTTCAAAGTATGAAAACTCGTCGAGAACAATTGTAAAGTGAATGATGTTTTTTTTGTGTGACTATAATATTAATTATAGTTTTCTCATGAACTTATTGTCATTGTAAAATTATACTTGTTGTTCCTATATCATACCAATGTCTATAAAAATTTAATGGTGCACCCATTCTCTTGAAATCCTGGATACGCCTCTGGCTCCAGACAGTTGATTTAAGTGTTTTATTAAAGGCACTATTGCAGAGGATCTAGGACTAGCCGCTGTGATCGAGGTTCTATTGGTCCTCACCACGACCCGAGTAATTTTGAGGGAGTTTCTGACATCCACTCTACTTTTGATCTtgcttatttgtatttttgtgatattgtaCAACTAAGGATAGTGCACACTCTTCACTGTGGGGTGGGGGTGTCAGACTTTAATTCTTGTGGCATGTGCTTAATTTTTAGTGATACATTTTGAATTGCATGATCACACTTATGGCCATTGTAATTGTATAATTACAGTAATTTTTTAGTAGTGGCTTAATCCcggatttttttattaaaactacGGTTCTTTACCGAGAATGCCATTTTCTTGAATCGAGTATTTTTAGGTAGATTTTAAAACTTTGTAAAAAATTtgtggacttttcccgacgatggactACCTAGACATTTTTCGTAAGGGACtaaaagtctaaagaaaaatagaaaacgattatttctctcttttattttgttttttggttaaaCTGACAATGGAATTGGAAGAAGCATGAGTAATTTGTGCTTTTGACATGTTTTATATCGATGCTTAGGTGCGGAGCATTTGAACTAAGTACTTTCTTCATGATCTCTATAATTACATGCCTTGACAATATGTGTGACTTTCTTTTGACATCGAGGCTCATTTTTTTGACTCGTGTGATTAATTCCGTGTCCTGAAATTTTATGATGACTGTACTAGTTACTTTAATTAGAGAGTCAAGTCCAAGTCTTTCTGAGTGGGTCATGTGCATTGTGTGAGGTGGGATCTTGGTGTACTATGTGTCGTCCT harbors:
- the LOC142166042 gene encoding uncharacterized protein LOC142166042, with the translated sequence MAPFEALYGRKCRSPVGWFEPGETQLLGPDLVQQDLEKVALIRERLRTAQSRQKSYADKRVRDLEFMKGEKVFLKVSPMKGVMRFGRKVCEATNVSALLKYYCWPILRPFGWFSRRCKVGELSVSEIPLREIELVADEFVRVDSIVENELESRGNGGDAFTKDGFRGWNKAVERLKAHVGDVNNIHHKCFNRMQDLKNQHQSILSSFDKQSEKVKSDYRMRLKASIDVARFLLRSGFPFRGHDESEDSEYKGPFLELLEWHGDMHSDVKKVILRHAPQNDMMICPTIQKEIVEACAKETTKAIIEDLGGDFFRILVDESKDISHKEQMALILRYVNKSGMIIERFLGIVHVSDTSSQPLQKEIYSLLLKHSLSPSKIRGQGYDGASNMQGEKNSLKSLILKDTSSAYSIHCFAHQLQLALVALSKKHSDVDNLFYVVTNVLNIIGASFKCRDSLQQHQLDKLEELIKVGEVLTGQGLNQERGLQRPGDTRWGSHYKTLENFIVLFSSIVNVLKDMKHECLYHLDRFAAQNLLSMIQEFAFVFMLNLMFKVLLLTNILNKVLQKKDQDIVSAMGMLDLAKKRLQKMREEE
- the LOC107781543 gene encoding uncharacterized protein LOC107781543, with protein sequence MKLAKYYPSEFDENKLRELGFQLDSFIVYAQKCDRKFLNLKGIKDLARVMVETKVDQTWTHVYLLVKFTLIIPVATASVERAFSSMKYIKNDLRNRMDEDFLNNCLVCYIKRGIFETVSNDAIINRFQSMKTRREQL